One window of Amaranthus tricolor cultivar Red isolate AtriRed21 chromosome 11, ASM2621246v1, whole genome shotgun sequence genomic DNA carries:
- the LOC130827646 gene encoding uncharacterized protein LOC130827646 isoform X1 encodes MDNPDALQIDAETDGFSLIDVSASDDDFLLASSSDVSIEDNPGFAGGTLIHPPSDSFAFQRPLKNGKCNLRKSLAWDSAFFTNAGVLDPEELSSIIEGAETCVKQNSFLPGIQEELSKSTDSISTFQSDLTLESLEADLFCDIRASIQRCSKSSTTGNSCGSKILRKEKSTDGCSTKNAEPSSHKLANPKLSSNKLNSGVQGRVRTLKPISVSKQDKPPINRSREPTSLLSKQLKVVGDPTIKRMSVGAGCVKQDANAVGNVMGAGEGASVPKTSRQVNPRKPLPKAQIFSKTSAASLVLNRSTTHSSRSSCDSSSSSPSESVQKSQTGVTRRKIDKNVNLPSGSKTKTSSKVVEKVKSQNKESRLSAYVKSTSNLSPSISPASSISEWSTESSSSTATVNQKHFGFNPRLPSSKDVTGESDTSRNMHKLSIDRALAGQDHQVSGISKQSLQQPSAGDVASNTGPGFAKPSGLRKPSPNIGFFDGVKAVARTPSSSRSRSALPSNLPGSVSGTLSPFGTTNKTKLGTSTSKMTSAAAGTAKPKQLTTGANLQTPARLRGNAVDLQNLSTAKKIDNNSETSSKVKRSIPARSFAETFNVGKHASDSWLVGEDKLSCNHLTDDAVDKASSELLISNSPKSGIENNNKIPKVSELGNHVSDSELVGKDNLSSDQVTVAAEDGPKIDARSFETNLESSACAQDLSLGLLNSPSAASKLSGSNLYKSALKNNSKVDEVIDEGKQALDLASVTEGNLVASEKETNTEGKLLVTIDPDNVNVINQVKIDPQGTDLNLTPTAQLQSASRTKEVYDNFYCERLNRSSQNFASERLEEADDKYSHPDDLTTSESEEILHLTNDLVTAISKDCCASPHSNIEQRNTNNSSAFYDLIPSQEVGEAANSEEHMQHGPCNDNLCSKNELVEVKENV; translated from the exons ATGGATAATCCGGATGCGCTTCAGATTGATGCCGAAACTGATGGATTTTCTCTCATTGACGTTTCTGCTTCTGATGATGATTTCCTCTTGGCTTCTTCTTCTG ATGTGAGCATAGAGGACAATCCAGGCTTTGCTGGTGGAACGCTTATACACCCGCCATCTGATTCTTTTGCTTTTCAAAGACCTTTAAAAAATGGAAAGTGTAATCTGCGCAAAAGCTTGGCCTGGGATAGCGCATTTTTTACAAATGCTG GAGTTCTTGATCCCGAGGAGTTGTCAAGCATAATTGAGGGAGCTGAAACCTGCGTAAAACAGAATTCATTTCTACCCGGTATCCAAGAAGAATTAAGCAAATCCACTGATTCAATCTCCACTTTTCAGAGTGATTTGACACTGGAAAGTCTTGAGGCTGATCTATTCTGTGATATTAGAGCTTCTATTCAGAGATGCAGTAAATCTTCCACCACAGGGAATAGCTGTGGCTCTAAAATCCTTAGAAAAGAGAAATCTACAGATGGATGTT CAACAAAGAATGCTGAGCCTTCTTCTCACAAATTG GCAAATCCCAAATTATCTTCCAACAAACTCAATTCTGGTGTTCAAGGGCGCGTGAGAACACTAAAACCTATTTCTGTTTCCAAACAAGATAAG cCTCCTATCAACCGAAGTAGAGAGCCTACCTCTCTGCTTTCTAAGCAACTTAAGGTGGTTGGCGATCCAACTATTAAAAGGATGTCTGTCGGAGCAGGTTGTGTCAAACAAGATGCTAATGCTGTAGGAAATGTGATGG GTGCAGGGGAAGGAGCTTCAGTGCCCAAAACTTCCCGGCAGGTTAATCCAAGAAAACCTTTACCGAAAGCTCAAATTTTTTCTAAAACTTCTGCAGCTTCTTTAGTACTGAACAGATCCACAACACACAGCTCACGCTCTTCTTGTGATAGCTCTAGTAGCTCTCCATCTGAAAGTGTTCAGAAATCTCAAACAGGTGTTACCAGAAGAAAGATCGACAAGAATGTCAATCTGCCATCTGGTTCCAAAACCAAAACTTCATCTAAAGTTGTAGAAAAggttaaatctcaaaataaggaATCCCGTCTCTCAGCATATGTGAAGTCTACATCAAACCTCTCTCCTAGTATATCACCTGCAAGCTCTATTAGTGAATGGTCCACAGAGTCATCTTCTTCAACGGCTACAGTTAACCAAAAGCATTTTGGCTTTAATCCTCGTCTCCCTTCCTCTAAAGATGTTACGGGTGAAAGCGACACTTCTCGAAATATGCATAAGCTATCCATTGATAGAGCTTTGGCAGGACAGGATCATCAGGTATCAGGTATATCTAAACAATCATTGCAGCAACCATCAGCTGGGGATGTTGCATCTAATACTGGTCCAGGATTTGCTAAACCCTCTGGTCTTCGAAAGCCGTCGCCAAATATTGGTTTCTTTGATGGG GTGAAAGCTGTTGCCAGAACTCCTAGCAGCTCACGGTCTCGTTCTGCCTTACCGAGCAACCTTCCTGGATCAGTATCCGGAACGTTAAGCCCTTTTGGGACTACAAACAAAACAAAGCTTGGCACTAGTACTTCTAAAATGACAAGTGCAGCTGCTGGAACTGCGAAGCCTAAACAACTAACTACTGGTGCAAATCTTCAAACACCTGCACGTCTACGTGGCAACGCTGTTGATTTGCAAAATCTCTCCACTGCTAAAAAGATTGATAATAATTCTGAAACATCATCAAAAGTCAAGAGAAGTATTCCGGCCAGGTCATTTGCAGAAACCTTCAATGTCGGAAAACATGCTAGTGATTCTTGGCTAGTGGGTGAGGATAAACTGTCTTGTAATCATCTCACTGATGATGCTGTTGATAAAGCCTCCTCTGAATTGCTGATAAGTAATTCACCGAAGTCAGGTAtagaaaataacaataaaattccTAAAGTTTCTGAACTAGGAAATCATGTTTCTGATTCTGAGCTAGTTGGCAaggataatttgagtagtgatcaAGTAACTGTCGCTGCAGAAGATGGACCCAAAATTGACGCTCGCAGCTTTGAGACAAACCTCGAATCGTCTGCATGTGCGCAAGACCTCTCACTTGGCTTGCTCAACTCTCCAAGTGCTGCCTCTAAACTTTCTGGAAGTAATTTGTACAAGTCGGCCTTGAAAAATAATAGCAAAGTTGATGAAGTAATTGATGAGGGGAAACAGGCTCTTGATCTTGCTTCTGTAACTGAAGGTAACTTGGTTGCATCTGAGAAAGAAACCAACACAGAAGGGAAGTTGCTCGTAACTATTGATCCGGATAATGTAAATGTCATAAATCAAGTCAAAATCGACCCTCAGGGTACTGATCTAAACCTCACGCCTACTGCTCAACTGCAAAGTGCCTCAAGAACCAAGGAGGTATATGATAATTTTTACTGTGAACGCTTAAATAGAAGTTCGCAGAATTTTGCCTCTGAAAGACTTGAAGAAGCTGATGATAAATATTCTCATCCTGACGATTTGACTACTTCAGAATCAGAAGAAATTCTCCACTTGACTAATGATCTGGTAACTGCCATCTCTAAAGATTGCTGTGCTAGTCCGCATTCTAACATTGAGCagagaaatacaaataataGCAGTGCTTTTTATGATCTAATCCCATCCCAAGAAGTCGGTGAGGCTGCTAATAGTGAAGAGCATATGCAACATGGTCCATGTAATGATAATCTGTGTTCAAAAAACGAGCTGGTGGAGGTAAAGGAAAATGTGTAA
- the LOC130827646 gene encoding uncharacterized protein LOC130827646 isoform X2, with protein MDNPDALQIDAETDGFSLIDVSASDDDFLLASSSDVSIEDNPGFAGGTLIHPPSDSFAFQRPLKNGKCNLRKSLAWDSAFFTNAGVLDPEELSSIIEGAETCVKQNSFLPGIQEELSKSTDSISTFQSDLTLESLEADLFCDIRASIQRCSKSSTTGNSCGSKILRKEKSTDGCSTKNAEPSSHKLANPKLSSNKLNSGVQGRVRTLKPISVSKQDKPPINRSREPTSLLSKQLKVVGDPTIKRMSVGAGCVKQDANAVGNVMGEGASVPKTSRQVNPRKPLPKAQIFSKTSAASLVLNRSTTHSSRSSCDSSSSSPSESVQKSQTGVTRRKIDKNVNLPSGSKTKTSSKVVEKVKSQNKESRLSAYVKSTSNLSPSISPASSISEWSTESSSSTATVNQKHFGFNPRLPSSKDVTGESDTSRNMHKLSIDRALAGQDHQVSGISKQSLQQPSAGDVASNTGPGFAKPSGLRKPSPNIGFFDGVKAVARTPSSSRSRSALPSNLPGSVSGTLSPFGTTNKTKLGTSTSKMTSAAAGTAKPKQLTTGANLQTPARLRGNAVDLQNLSTAKKIDNNSETSSKVKRSIPARSFAETFNVGKHASDSWLVGEDKLSCNHLTDDAVDKASSELLISNSPKSGIENNNKIPKVSELGNHVSDSELVGKDNLSSDQVTVAAEDGPKIDARSFETNLESSACAQDLSLGLLNSPSAASKLSGSNLYKSALKNNSKVDEVIDEGKQALDLASVTEGNLVASEKETNTEGKLLVTIDPDNVNVINQVKIDPQGTDLNLTPTAQLQSASRTKEVYDNFYCERLNRSSQNFASERLEEADDKYSHPDDLTTSESEEILHLTNDLVTAISKDCCASPHSNIEQRNTNNSSAFYDLIPSQEVGEAANSEEHMQHGPCNDNLCSKNELVEVKENV; from the exons ATGGATAATCCGGATGCGCTTCAGATTGATGCCGAAACTGATGGATTTTCTCTCATTGACGTTTCTGCTTCTGATGATGATTTCCTCTTGGCTTCTTCTTCTG ATGTGAGCATAGAGGACAATCCAGGCTTTGCTGGTGGAACGCTTATACACCCGCCATCTGATTCTTTTGCTTTTCAAAGACCTTTAAAAAATGGAAAGTGTAATCTGCGCAAAAGCTTGGCCTGGGATAGCGCATTTTTTACAAATGCTG GAGTTCTTGATCCCGAGGAGTTGTCAAGCATAATTGAGGGAGCTGAAACCTGCGTAAAACAGAATTCATTTCTACCCGGTATCCAAGAAGAATTAAGCAAATCCACTGATTCAATCTCCACTTTTCAGAGTGATTTGACACTGGAAAGTCTTGAGGCTGATCTATTCTGTGATATTAGAGCTTCTATTCAGAGATGCAGTAAATCTTCCACCACAGGGAATAGCTGTGGCTCTAAAATCCTTAGAAAAGAGAAATCTACAGATGGATGTT CAACAAAGAATGCTGAGCCTTCTTCTCACAAATTG GCAAATCCCAAATTATCTTCCAACAAACTCAATTCTGGTGTTCAAGGGCGCGTGAGAACACTAAAACCTATTTCTGTTTCCAAACAAGATAAG cCTCCTATCAACCGAAGTAGAGAGCCTACCTCTCTGCTTTCTAAGCAACTTAAGGTGGTTGGCGATCCAACTATTAAAAGGATGTCTGTCGGAGCAGGTTGTGTCAAACAAGATGCTAATGCTGTAGGAAATGTGATGG GGGAAGGAGCTTCAGTGCCCAAAACTTCCCGGCAGGTTAATCCAAGAAAACCTTTACCGAAAGCTCAAATTTTTTCTAAAACTTCTGCAGCTTCTTTAGTACTGAACAGATCCACAACACACAGCTCACGCTCTTCTTGTGATAGCTCTAGTAGCTCTCCATCTGAAAGTGTTCAGAAATCTCAAACAGGTGTTACCAGAAGAAAGATCGACAAGAATGTCAATCTGCCATCTGGTTCCAAAACCAAAACTTCATCTAAAGTTGTAGAAAAggttaaatctcaaaataaggaATCCCGTCTCTCAGCATATGTGAAGTCTACATCAAACCTCTCTCCTAGTATATCACCTGCAAGCTCTATTAGTGAATGGTCCACAGAGTCATCTTCTTCAACGGCTACAGTTAACCAAAAGCATTTTGGCTTTAATCCTCGTCTCCCTTCCTCTAAAGATGTTACGGGTGAAAGCGACACTTCTCGAAATATGCATAAGCTATCCATTGATAGAGCTTTGGCAGGACAGGATCATCAGGTATCAGGTATATCTAAACAATCATTGCAGCAACCATCAGCTGGGGATGTTGCATCTAATACTGGTCCAGGATTTGCTAAACCCTCTGGTCTTCGAAAGCCGTCGCCAAATATTGGTTTCTTTGATGGG GTGAAAGCTGTTGCCAGAACTCCTAGCAGCTCACGGTCTCGTTCTGCCTTACCGAGCAACCTTCCTGGATCAGTATCCGGAACGTTAAGCCCTTTTGGGACTACAAACAAAACAAAGCTTGGCACTAGTACTTCTAAAATGACAAGTGCAGCTGCTGGAACTGCGAAGCCTAAACAACTAACTACTGGTGCAAATCTTCAAACACCTGCACGTCTACGTGGCAACGCTGTTGATTTGCAAAATCTCTCCACTGCTAAAAAGATTGATAATAATTCTGAAACATCATCAAAAGTCAAGAGAAGTATTCCGGCCAGGTCATTTGCAGAAACCTTCAATGTCGGAAAACATGCTAGTGATTCTTGGCTAGTGGGTGAGGATAAACTGTCTTGTAATCATCTCACTGATGATGCTGTTGATAAAGCCTCCTCTGAATTGCTGATAAGTAATTCACCGAAGTCAGGTAtagaaaataacaataaaattccTAAAGTTTCTGAACTAGGAAATCATGTTTCTGATTCTGAGCTAGTTGGCAaggataatttgagtagtgatcaAGTAACTGTCGCTGCAGAAGATGGACCCAAAATTGACGCTCGCAGCTTTGAGACAAACCTCGAATCGTCTGCATGTGCGCAAGACCTCTCACTTGGCTTGCTCAACTCTCCAAGTGCTGCCTCTAAACTTTCTGGAAGTAATTTGTACAAGTCGGCCTTGAAAAATAATAGCAAAGTTGATGAAGTAATTGATGAGGGGAAACAGGCTCTTGATCTTGCTTCTGTAACTGAAGGTAACTTGGTTGCATCTGAGAAAGAAACCAACACAGAAGGGAAGTTGCTCGTAACTATTGATCCGGATAATGTAAATGTCATAAATCAAGTCAAAATCGACCCTCAGGGTACTGATCTAAACCTCACGCCTACTGCTCAACTGCAAAGTGCCTCAAGAACCAAGGAGGTATATGATAATTTTTACTGTGAACGCTTAAATAGAAGTTCGCAGAATTTTGCCTCTGAAAGACTTGAAGAAGCTGATGATAAATATTCTCATCCTGACGATTTGACTACTTCAGAATCAGAAGAAATTCTCCACTTGACTAATGATCTGGTAACTGCCATCTCTAAAGATTGCTGTGCTAGTCCGCATTCTAACATTGAGCagagaaatacaaataataGCAGTGCTTTTTATGATCTAATCCCATCCCAAGAAGTCGGTGAGGCTGCTAATAGTGAAGAGCATATGCAACATGGTCCATGTAATGATAATCTGTGTTCAAAAAACGAGCTGGTGGAGGTAAAGGAAAATGTGTAA
- the LOC130827646 gene encoding uncharacterized protein LOC130827646 isoform X3, translated as MDNPDALQIDAETDGFSLIDVSASDDDFLLASSSDVSIEDNPGFAGGTLIHPPSDSFAFQRPLKNGKCNLRKSLAWDSAFFTNAGVLDPEELSSIIEGAETCVKQNSFLPGIQEELSKSTDSISTFQSDLTLESLEADLFCDIRASIQRCSKSSTTGNSCGSKILRKEKSTDGCSTKNAEPSSHKLANPKLSSNKLNSGVQGRVRTLKPISVSKQDKPPINRSREPTSLLSKQLKVVGDPTIKRMSVGAGCVKQDANAVGNVMGAGEGASVPKTSRQVNPRKPLPKAQIFSKTSAASLVLNRSTTHSSRSSCDSSSSSPSESVQKSQTGVTRRKIDKNVNLPSGSKTKTSSKVVEKVKSQNKESRLSAYVKSTSNLSPSISPASSISEWSTESSSSTATVNQKHFGFNPRLPSSKDVTGESDTSRNMHKLSIDRALAGQDHQVSGISKQSLQQPSAGDVASNTGPGFAKPSGLRKPSPNIGFFDGVKAVARTPSSSRSRSALPSNLPGSVSGTLSPFGTTNKTKLGTSTSKMTSAAAGTAKPKQLTTGANLQTPARLRGNAVDLQNLSTAKKIDNNSETSSKVKRSIPARSFAETFNVGKHASDSWLVGEDKLSCNHLTDDAVDKASSELLISNSPKSEDGPKIDARSFETNLESSACAQDLSLGLLNSPSAASKLSGSNLYKSALKNNSKVDEVIDEGKQALDLASVTEGNLVASEKETNTEGKLLVTIDPDNVNVINQVKIDPQGTDLNLTPTAQLQSASRTKEVYDNFYCERLNRSSQNFASERLEEADDKYSHPDDLTTSESEEILHLTNDLVTAISKDCCASPHSNIEQRNTNNSSAFYDLIPSQEVGEAANSEEHMQHGPCNDNLCSKNELVEVKENV; from the exons ATGGATAATCCGGATGCGCTTCAGATTGATGCCGAAACTGATGGATTTTCTCTCATTGACGTTTCTGCTTCTGATGATGATTTCCTCTTGGCTTCTTCTTCTG ATGTGAGCATAGAGGACAATCCAGGCTTTGCTGGTGGAACGCTTATACACCCGCCATCTGATTCTTTTGCTTTTCAAAGACCTTTAAAAAATGGAAAGTGTAATCTGCGCAAAAGCTTGGCCTGGGATAGCGCATTTTTTACAAATGCTG GAGTTCTTGATCCCGAGGAGTTGTCAAGCATAATTGAGGGAGCTGAAACCTGCGTAAAACAGAATTCATTTCTACCCGGTATCCAAGAAGAATTAAGCAAATCCACTGATTCAATCTCCACTTTTCAGAGTGATTTGACACTGGAAAGTCTTGAGGCTGATCTATTCTGTGATATTAGAGCTTCTATTCAGAGATGCAGTAAATCTTCCACCACAGGGAATAGCTGTGGCTCTAAAATCCTTAGAAAAGAGAAATCTACAGATGGATGTT CAACAAAGAATGCTGAGCCTTCTTCTCACAAATTG GCAAATCCCAAATTATCTTCCAACAAACTCAATTCTGGTGTTCAAGGGCGCGTGAGAACACTAAAACCTATTTCTGTTTCCAAACAAGATAAG cCTCCTATCAACCGAAGTAGAGAGCCTACCTCTCTGCTTTCTAAGCAACTTAAGGTGGTTGGCGATCCAACTATTAAAAGGATGTCTGTCGGAGCAGGTTGTGTCAAACAAGATGCTAATGCTGTAGGAAATGTGATGG GTGCAGGGGAAGGAGCTTCAGTGCCCAAAACTTCCCGGCAGGTTAATCCAAGAAAACCTTTACCGAAAGCTCAAATTTTTTCTAAAACTTCTGCAGCTTCTTTAGTACTGAACAGATCCACAACACACAGCTCACGCTCTTCTTGTGATAGCTCTAGTAGCTCTCCATCTGAAAGTGTTCAGAAATCTCAAACAGGTGTTACCAGAAGAAAGATCGACAAGAATGTCAATCTGCCATCTGGTTCCAAAACCAAAACTTCATCTAAAGTTGTAGAAAAggttaaatctcaaaataaggaATCCCGTCTCTCAGCATATGTGAAGTCTACATCAAACCTCTCTCCTAGTATATCACCTGCAAGCTCTATTAGTGAATGGTCCACAGAGTCATCTTCTTCAACGGCTACAGTTAACCAAAAGCATTTTGGCTTTAATCCTCGTCTCCCTTCCTCTAAAGATGTTACGGGTGAAAGCGACACTTCTCGAAATATGCATAAGCTATCCATTGATAGAGCTTTGGCAGGACAGGATCATCAGGTATCAGGTATATCTAAACAATCATTGCAGCAACCATCAGCTGGGGATGTTGCATCTAATACTGGTCCAGGATTTGCTAAACCCTCTGGTCTTCGAAAGCCGTCGCCAAATATTGGTTTCTTTGATGGG GTGAAAGCTGTTGCCAGAACTCCTAGCAGCTCACGGTCTCGTTCTGCCTTACCGAGCAACCTTCCTGGATCAGTATCCGGAACGTTAAGCCCTTTTGGGACTACAAACAAAACAAAGCTTGGCACTAGTACTTCTAAAATGACAAGTGCAGCTGCTGGAACTGCGAAGCCTAAACAACTAACTACTGGTGCAAATCTTCAAACACCTGCACGTCTACGTGGCAACGCTGTTGATTTGCAAAATCTCTCCACTGCTAAAAAGATTGATAATAATTCTGAAACATCATCAAAAGTCAAGAGAAGTATTCCGGCCAGGTCATTTGCAGAAACCTTCAATGTCGGAAAACATGCTAGTGATTCTTGGCTAGTGGGTGAGGATAAACTGTCTTGTAATCATCTCACTGATGATGCTGTTGATAAAGCCTCCTCTGAATTGCTGATAAGTAATTCACCGAAGTCAG AAGATGGACCCAAAATTGACGCTCGCAGCTTTGAGACAAACCTCGAATCGTCTGCATGTGCGCAAGACCTCTCACTTGGCTTGCTCAACTCTCCAAGTGCTGCCTCTAAACTTTCTGGAAGTAATTTGTACAAGTCGGCCTTGAAAAATAATAGCAAAGTTGATGAAGTAATTGATGAGGGGAAACAGGCTCTTGATCTTGCTTCTGTAACTGAAGGTAACTTGGTTGCATCTGAGAAAGAAACCAACACAGAAGGGAAGTTGCTCGTAACTATTGATCCGGATAATGTAAATGTCATAAATCAAGTCAAAATCGACCCTCAGGGTACTGATCTAAACCTCACGCCTACTGCTCAACTGCAAAGTGCCTCAAGAACCAAGGAGGTATATGATAATTTTTACTGTGAACGCTTAAATAGAAGTTCGCAGAATTTTGCCTCTGAAAGACTTGAAGAAGCTGATGATAAATATTCTCATCCTGACGATTTGACTACTTCAGAATCAGAAGAAATTCTCCACTTGACTAATGATCTGGTAACTGCCATCTCTAAAGATTGCTGTGCTAGTCCGCATTCTAACATTGAGCagagaaatacaaataataGCAGTGCTTTTTATGATCTAATCCCATCCCAAGAAGTCGGTGAGGCTGCTAATAGTGAAGAGCATATGCAACATGGTCCATGTAATGATAATCTGTGTTCAAAAAACGAGCTGGTGGAGGTAAAGGAAAATGTGTAA
- the LOC130827646 gene encoding uncharacterized protein LOC130827646 isoform X4, with protein MDNPDALQIDAETDGFSLIDVSASDDDFLLASSSDVSIEDNPGFAGGTLIHPPSDSFAFQRPLKNGKCNLRKSLAWDSAFFTNAGVLDPEELSSIIEGAETCVKQNSFLPGIQEELSKSTDSISTFQSDLTLESLEADLFCDIRASIQRCSKSSTTGNSCGSKILRKEKSTDGCSTKNAEPSSHKLANPKLSSNKLNSGVQGRVRTLKPISVSKQDKPPINRSREPTSLLSKQLKVVGDPTIKRMSVGAGCVKQDANAVGNVMGEGASVPKTSRQVNPRKPLPKAQIFSKTSAASLVLNRSTTHSSRSSCDSSSSSPSESVQKSQTGVTRRKIDKNVNLPSGSKTKTSSKVVEKVKSQNKESRLSAYVKSTSNLSPSISPASSISEWSTESSSSTATVNQKHFGFNPRLPSSKDVTGESDTSRNMHKLSIDRALAGQDHQVSGISKQSLQQPSAGDVASNTGPGFAKPSGLRKPSPNIGFFDGVKAVARTPSSSRSRSALPSNLPGSVSGTLSPFGTTNKTKLGTSTSKMTSAAAGTAKPKQLTTGANLQTPARLRGNAVDLQNLSTAKKIDNNSETSSKVKRSIPARSFAETFNVGKHASDSWLVGEDKLSCNHLTDDAVDKASSELLISNSPKSEDGPKIDARSFETNLESSACAQDLSLGLLNSPSAASKLSGSNLYKSALKNNSKVDEVIDEGKQALDLASVTEGNLVASEKETNTEGKLLVTIDPDNVNVINQVKIDPQGTDLNLTPTAQLQSASRTKEVYDNFYCERLNRSSQNFASERLEEADDKYSHPDDLTTSESEEILHLTNDLVTAISKDCCASPHSNIEQRNTNNSSAFYDLIPSQEVGEAANSEEHMQHGPCNDNLCSKNELVEVKENV; from the exons ATGGATAATCCGGATGCGCTTCAGATTGATGCCGAAACTGATGGATTTTCTCTCATTGACGTTTCTGCTTCTGATGATGATTTCCTCTTGGCTTCTTCTTCTG ATGTGAGCATAGAGGACAATCCAGGCTTTGCTGGTGGAACGCTTATACACCCGCCATCTGATTCTTTTGCTTTTCAAAGACCTTTAAAAAATGGAAAGTGTAATCTGCGCAAAAGCTTGGCCTGGGATAGCGCATTTTTTACAAATGCTG GAGTTCTTGATCCCGAGGAGTTGTCAAGCATAATTGAGGGAGCTGAAACCTGCGTAAAACAGAATTCATTTCTACCCGGTATCCAAGAAGAATTAAGCAAATCCACTGATTCAATCTCCACTTTTCAGAGTGATTTGACACTGGAAAGTCTTGAGGCTGATCTATTCTGTGATATTAGAGCTTCTATTCAGAGATGCAGTAAATCTTCCACCACAGGGAATAGCTGTGGCTCTAAAATCCTTAGAAAAGAGAAATCTACAGATGGATGTT CAACAAAGAATGCTGAGCCTTCTTCTCACAAATTG GCAAATCCCAAATTATCTTCCAACAAACTCAATTCTGGTGTTCAAGGGCGCGTGAGAACACTAAAACCTATTTCTGTTTCCAAACAAGATAAG cCTCCTATCAACCGAAGTAGAGAGCCTACCTCTCTGCTTTCTAAGCAACTTAAGGTGGTTGGCGATCCAACTATTAAAAGGATGTCTGTCGGAGCAGGTTGTGTCAAACAAGATGCTAATGCTGTAGGAAATGTGATGG GGGAAGGAGCTTCAGTGCCCAAAACTTCCCGGCAGGTTAATCCAAGAAAACCTTTACCGAAAGCTCAAATTTTTTCTAAAACTTCTGCAGCTTCTTTAGTACTGAACAGATCCACAACACACAGCTCACGCTCTTCTTGTGATAGCTCTAGTAGCTCTCCATCTGAAAGTGTTCAGAAATCTCAAACAGGTGTTACCAGAAGAAAGATCGACAAGAATGTCAATCTGCCATCTGGTTCCAAAACCAAAACTTCATCTAAAGTTGTAGAAAAggttaaatctcaaaataaggaATCCCGTCTCTCAGCATATGTGAAGTCTACATCAAACCTCTCTCCTAGTATATCACCTGCAAGCTCTATTAGTGAATGGTCCACAGAGTCATCTTCTTCAACGGCTACAGTTAACCAAAAGCATTTTGGCTTTAATCCTCGTCTCCCTTCCTCTAAAGATGTTACGGGTGAAAGCGACACTTCTCGAAATATGCATAAGCTATCCATTGATAGAGCTTTGGCAGGACAGGATCATCAGGTATCAGGTATATCTAAACAATCATTGCAGCAACCATCAGCTGGGGATGTTGCATCTAATACTGGTCCAGGATTTGCTAAACCCTCTGGTCTTCGAAAGCCGTCGCCAAATATTGGTTTCTTTGATGGG GTGAAAGCTGTTGCCAGAACTCCTAGCAGCTCACGGTCTCGTTCTGCCTTACCGAGCAACCTTCCTGGATCAGTATCCGGAACGTTAAGCCCTTTTGGGACTACAAACAAAACAAAGCTTGGCACTAGTACTTCTAAAATGACAAGTGCAGCTGCTGGAACTGCGAAGCCTAAACAACTAACTACTGGTGCAAATCTTCAAACACCTGCACGTCTACGTGGCAACGCTGTTGATTTGCAAAATCTCTCCACTGCTAAAAAGATTGATAATAATTCTGAAACATCATCAAAAGTCAAGAGAAGTATTCCGGCCAGGTCATTTGCAGAAACCTTCAATGTCGGAAAACATGCTAGTGATTCTTGGCTAGTGGGTGAGGATAAACTGTCTTGTAATCATCTCACTGATGATGCTGTTGATAAAGCCTCCTCTGAATTGCTGATAAGTAATTCACCGAAGTCAG AAGATGGACCCAAAATTGACGCTCGCAGCTTTGAGACAAACCTCGAATCGTCTGCATGTGCGCAAGACCTCTCACTTGGCTTGCTCAACTCTCCAAGTGCTGCCTCTAAACTTTCTGGAAGTAATTTGTACAAGTCGGCCTTGAAAAATAATAGCAAAGTTGATGAAGTAATTGATGAGGGGAAACAGGCTCTTGATCTTGCTTCTGTAACTGAAGGTAACTTGGTTGCATCTGAGAAAGAAACCAACACAGAAGGGAAGTTGCTCGTAACTATTGATCCGGATAATGTAAATGTCATAAATCAAGTCAAAATCGACCCTCAGGGTACTGATCTAAACCTCACGCCTACTGCTCAACTGCAAAGTGCCTCAAGAACCAAGGAGGTATATGATAATTTTTACTGTGAACGCTTAAATAGAAGTTCGCAGAATTTTGCCTCTGAAAGACTTGAAGAAGCTGATGATAAATATTCTCATCCTGACGATTTGACTACTTCAGAATCAGAAGAAATTCTCCACTTGACTAATGATCTGGTAACTGCCATCTCTAAAGATTGCTGTGCTAGTCCGCATTCTAACATTGAGCagagaaatacaaataataGCAGTGCTTTTTATGATCTAATCCCATCCCAAGAAGTCGGTGAGGCTGCTAATAGTGAAGAGCATATGCAACATGGTCCATGTAATGATAATCTGTGTTCAAAAAACGAGCTGGTGGAGGTAAAGGAAAATGTGTAA